From one Mytilus galloprovincialis chromosome 13, xbMytGall1.hap1.1, whole genome shotgun sequence genomic stretch:
- the LOC143057458 gene encoding uncharacterized protein LOC143057458, translating into MYNVFVEIINHCTQNPCSGRGICHNSLTGFTCTCNAAYTGSRCQTVITTTTTTTTTTATPSQTQPSSCMDDPRVKCSASICSVGALKTYCPMTCKVCTPCSDSKLVNCKITAVCNDTTLKNYCKATCGLCSRQNSSTKTTSWIHIKPTPTPTRWLHVGGK; encoded by the exons ATGTATAACGTCTTTgttgaaa TTATTAATC attGTACACAAAATCCGTGTTCTGGACGTGGAATATGTCATAACAGTCTGACTGGtttcacatgtacatgtaatgcaGCATATACGGGTTCCAGATGTCAAACAG TTATAACTACTACaactacaacaacaacaacaactgcCACACCAAGCCAGACACAGCCATCTAGCTGCATGGATGACCCACGTGTCAAGTGTTCTGCTTCTATTTGCAGTGTGGGTGCTTTGAAAACCTACTGTCCTATGACATGTAAAGTGTGTA CGCCATGTTCTGATAGTAAGCTAGTAAATTGTAAAATCACAGCTGTTTGTAATGACACAACGTTGAAGAACTATTGTAAAGCAACGTGTGGTCTATGTTCAA GACAAAATTCTTCAACAAAAACAACATCTTGGATTCATATAAAACCAACCCCTACACCAACACGATGGTTACATGTAGGAGGGAAATAA